A genomic window from Lotus japonicus ecotype B-129 chromosome 1, LjGifu_v1.2 includes:
- the LOC130746341 gene encoding putative F-box protein At3g29830, which translates to MEVKLTTIKTLLSNCKGLESLSFKRCWNSDEFDLGEENPRLRKLVVDRCMFGPNSHYFIVNAPNLQYFYYSGLNNNFLVIDVRSLVMEESVLDFCIEFEGNALFLYKLMENISGGSTLTVCNYFLQVVPIGGCLLRMPHSLNVRSLTMKTSLEQNELLGITFLLNRCLELDHLTIELGLPKKYLDYELPVNFKSERFWTDHARAYACMIYTLREVVIKGFKDLRMRFICLPISLPLEES; encoded by the exons ATGGAAGTGAAACTCACTACTATTAAGACCTTATTGTCAAATTGCAAGGGTCTTGAAAGTTTAAGTTTCAAGAGGTGTTGGAATTCagatgaatttgatttaggaGAGGAGAACCCAAGGTTGAGAAAGTTGGTCGTGGACAGATGCATGTTTGGACCTAATAGTCATTATTTTATAGTCAATGCTCCAAACTTACAATATTTCTATTATTCCGGGTTGAATAATAACTTTTTGGTCATAGACGTGCGTTCCCTTGTGATGGAAGAGTCAGTTCTTGATTTCTGTATTGAGTTTGAAGGAAATGCTCTTTTTCTCTACAAACTGATGGAAAATATCTCTGGTGGTAGTACTTTAACTGTGTGTAATTACTTTCTTCAG GTTGTTCCCATTGGAGGCTGCCTGCTCCGAATGCCACATAGCTTAAATGTGAGGAGTTTGACAATGAAGACATCATTGGAACAAAATGAGCTTTTAGGAATCACGTTCTTGCTTAATAGATGCCTTGAATTAGATCATCTCACTATCGAGTTAGGTCTCCCGAAAAAATATTTG GATTATGAGTTACCTGTCAACTTTAAGTCTGAGAGATTTTGGACTGATCATGCAAGGGCTTATGCATGTATGATATATACTCTTAGAGAGGTGGTGATTAAAGGCTTTAAAGATCTAAGAATGAGATTCATATGCTTACCTATTTCATTACCACTGGAAGAGTCTTGA